A single window of Gossypium arboreum isolate Shixiya-1 chromosome 13, ASM2569848v2, whole genome shotgun sequence DNA harbors:
- the LOC108451319 gene encoding LOW QUALITY PROTEIN: uncharacterized protein LOC108451319 (The sequence of the model RefSeq protein was modified relative to this genomic sequence to represent the inferred CDS: substituted 1 base at 1 genomic stop codon) — protein MAITTEHRSRYKRKTKAMDQRLEIGTNAKEMRDQLQTQKGKSPIINSGDDNEDPVYPPGFVPADVQTQPDVYPRRPSVTIRPQPFQAGVSAQMNYQTGSGSNPGDNPTNPVPKFKTPEFEKYNGTSCPEAHITMFCRRMAGYVNNDQLLIHLFRESLVGASSRWYNQLSRNQISSWRDLAQAFMKQYSHVTNMAPDRVTLQNMEKKQNESFRQYAQRWREVATQVQPPLLEKETTMLFINTLKAPFINHMLGNATKSFSDIVMSGEMIENAIRCGRNEAGESAKRPAPRGKENDVNNMSIHNKPVTMSQPKVVTTSHQGFARRDFNPRHNTERVQFTPIPMSYKELYQSLFDAHVVSPFYLKPMQPPFPKWALVQGLMDNKELEFFKYARSPERTDVCASEEGSTRNACKINHPLVIISRLRTNEDGTQVTPKVVIQKLVAFPYKDSKRVPWNYSCNVMIPGKKSPASASQQNQDVGFFTRDGRCYVQKYRNQNCQERIPTVEQRKEKTIGEFLKFLKHSEYSVVEQLHKQPARISVLALLLSSKKHQSALMKVLNETYVAYDISVNKLDRLVNNISTDNFIFFNDNEIPPGGMGSTKALHITTRCKGHTLPGVLIDNGSALNVLPLSTLNRLPVDSSHMKTCQNVVRAFDGTERKVMGRIELSLQIGPSTYEVDFLVMDIKPSYNCLLGRPWIHSAGAVPSSLHQKLKLITEGRLVTINAEEDIIASVTSNASYVRTDDEAIECSFRSLEFVNATFVVEGNKVPTPRLSKTTRMGLQLMVEKGALPGKGLGRSLQGRVKRMVEHEEKQILPHKETVEVVNLGDELERREVKIGTYITTETKRDLIKLLQEFKDVFAWSYQDMPGLSTDIVVHRLPIKEEYKPVQQKLRRIWPDVLLKIKEEVKRQFDAGFLQVVKYSEWVANIVPVPKKDGKVRMCVDYRDLNKASPKDNFPLPHIDTLVDNDNFPLPHIDTLVDNTAGYSLFSFMDGFSGYNQIKMHPEDMNKTIFVTMWGIFCYKVMPFGLKNARATYQRAMVTLFHDMMHKEIEVYVDDMIAKSRTEEEHVQVLRKLFSRLRKFQLKLNPVKCTFGARSGKLLGFVVSGKGIEIDPDKVKAIQELPPPRTQKEVRGFLGRLNYIARFVSQLTEKCDPIFRLLKKHNPGGWDEECXKTFDKVKQYLSNAPVLTPPNPDKPLILYLTVFENSMGCVLGQHDESGRKEKVIYYLSKKFTECETRYSFIEKLCCALIWTTRRLRQYMLYHTTWLISKMDPLKYLMESTALNGRMARWQILLSEFDIVYVNQKAVKESAIVDFLASRALEDYEPLNFDFPNEDLMCIATTEEDPQEGHPWKLNFDGASNAMGNGIGAVLVSPSGDHYPFTSKLDFDCTNNMAEYEACIMGIRAAIERKIKVLEVYGDSALVIYQLKGEWETRDPKLINYRRLILELIKEFDDIVFYYLPQEENQMADALATLAS, from the exons ATGGCGATTACCACGGAACATCGTTCACGGTACAAGAGGAAAACAAAAGcaatggatcaaaggttagagattggaacaaatgcaaaagaGATGCGGGATCAACTACAAACAC aaaaagggaaaagccccaTAATCAATAGTGGAGATGACAACGAAGATCCCGTCTACCCTCCGGGGTTTGTCCCAGCGGACGTTCAGACACAACCTGatgtgtacccaagaaggccatcagTCACAATCAGGCCTCAACCATTTCAAGCCGGTGTCTCGGCACAGATGAATTATCAGACTGGTTCGGGCTCTAATCCGGGGGACAATCCGACcaaccctgtg cccaagttcaaaactccagaatttgagaaatacaatgggactagctgtcccgaagctcacatcactatgttctgcagacgcatggcaggctatgtcaataatgaccaactattgatCCACTTGTTTCGTGAAAGTCTAGTTGGGGCCTCTTCtaggtggtacaaccaactgagtcgtAACCAGATCAGTTCATGGAGGGATTTAGCACAGGCTTTCATGAAGCAGTACAGTCACGTGACAAACATGGCCCCTGATAGAGTCACGTtacagaacatggagaagaaacaaaatgagagtttcaggcaatacgcccaaagatggagagaggtagcaacgCAAGTTCAACCACCTCTTCTAGAGAAAGAAACGACCATGCTCTTTATCAACACGCTGAAGGCTCCATTCATCAACCACATGCTAGGGAACGCTACTAaaagcttctcagacatagtaatgtctggagaaatgatagagaaCGCGATAAGATGTGGAAGGAATGAAGCAGGGGAAAGTGCTAAGAGACCAGCCCCGAGAGGGAAAGAGAATGATGTGAACAACATGAGTATACATAATAAGCCAGTCACTATGAGCCAACCAAAAGTGGTGACTACTAGCCATCAGGGCTTCGCAAGACGAGACTTCAACCCAAGGCATAACACGGAAAGGGTCCAGTTTACGCCTATCCCAATGTCCTACAAGGAATTGTACCAGAGTTTATTCGATGCCCATGTAGTGTCGCCCTTCTATCTAAAGCCGATGCAACCCCCATTCCCCAAATG GGCTCTAGTACAAGGGTTAATGGATAATAAAGAGCTGGAATTCTTCAAGTATGCTAGGAGCCCAGAAAGAACAGACGTGTGTGCTTCAGAAGAAGGGTCGACGAGAAACGCTTGTAAAATCAACCACCCATTGGTTATCATATCACGCTTAAGAACTAATGAAGACGGGACACAAGTCACCCCCAAAGTTGTGATCCAGAAGCTcgttgctttcccttataaagatagcaagagGGTACCATGGAATTACAGCTGCAATGTGATGATCCCAGGAAAGAAGAGCCCGGCCAGTGCTTCACAACAAAACCAAGATGTAGGTTTTTTTACACGCGATGGGAGATGTTATGTTCAGAAGTACAGGAACCAAAATTGCCAAGAAAGAATCCCAACAGTTgagcaaaggaaagaaaagacGATCGG ggaattcttaaaatttttaaaacacagTGAGTACAGCGTCGTGGAACAGTTACATAAGCAACCGGCTCGCATTTCAGTGCTAGCTTTACTTTTGAGCTCAAAAAAGCATCAGAGCGCGTTAATGAAAGTGCTGAACGAGACATACGTCGCGTATGACATCTCTGTTAACAAACTAGACCGCCTGGTCAACAATATCAGCACcgacaattttattttctttaacgacAACGAAATACCACCAGGAGGTATGGGGTCCACAAAGGCCCTGCACATTACCACGCGTTGCAAGGGGCACACATTACCGGGTGTATTGATCGATAATGGATCAGCACTGAACGTCTTACCCCTATCCACACTGAATAGGTTGCccgtggatagttcccatatgaaaaCATGCCAAAATGTAGTAAGGGCATTTGACGGTACTGAAAGGAAAGTGATGGGGAGGATTGAATTATCCCTTCAAATCGGTCCTAGCACGTACGAGGTAGACTTCTTAGTAATGGACATCAAACCCTCTTACAATTGCCTATTGGGAAGACCATGGATCCACTCGGCGGGGGCAGTGCCGTCATCATTACATCAGAAGCTCAAACTTATAACGGAGGGTCGATTGGTGACTATAAATGCGGAGGAAGACATCATTGCATCTGTTACCAGCAACGCATCATATGTGAGGACAGATGATGAAGCCATAGAATGTTCTTTTCGATCGTTGGAGTTTGTAAATGCGACCTTTGTTGTCGAAGGAAATAAAGTCCCGACACCTAGACTTTCCAAAACCACAAGAATGGGACTACAACTGATGGTTGAGAAGGGAGCCTTGCCAGGGAAAGGACTTGGAAGAAGCCTACAAGGAAGGGTCAAA aggatggtagaacacgaggagaaacagattctaccccacaaagagaccgtagaagtcgtgaacttgggagatgaactagaaaggagAGAAGTAAAGATCGGAACTTACatcaccacagagacaaagcgagaccttattaagttactccaagagttcaaggatgtctttgcatggtcataccaggatatgcctgggctaagtactgacattgtggtacacaggctccccatcaaagaagaatacaagccagttcagcaaaagctTCGAAGGATATGGCCCGATGttctgttgaagataaaagaggaagtcaagaggcaatttgatgctggtttcttacaagtagttaagtactcggaatgggtagccaacatcgtccccgtccctaaaaaggatggaaaggtacggatgtgtgtagactacagagacttaaacaaggccagcccgaaagataatttcccgttgcctcatatcgacaccttagtggacaatgataatttcccgttgcctcatatcgacaccttagtggacaacacggcaggttactcacttttctccttcatggatggtttctcggggtacaatcagatcaagatgcatcctgaagacatgaataaaaccatatttgtgaccatgtggggaatcttttgctataaagtaatgccattcggattgaaaaatgcaagagcaacatatcagagagccatggtaaccctatttcatgatatgatgcataaagaaattgaagtctatgtcgacgacatgatcgccaaatctcggacagaagaagagcatgtgcaagtcttgaggaaattattttcgaggttgagaaaattccagtTGAAACTCAACCCCGTAAAATGTACCTTCGGAGCCAGGTCAGGAAAATTACTAGGATTCGTGGTCAGtggaaaagggattgagattgacccagacaaagtcaaagccatacaagagttacctccaccacgcactcagaaggaagttcgaggattcctaggaagactaaattacatcgctcggtttgtttcacaactaaccgagaaatgtgatcccatattccgtctccttaagaaacacaaccctggtggttgggatgaggaatgctagAAGACCTTCGAcaaagttaagcaatatttgtctaatgcaCCAGTATTGACACCACCTAATCCAgataagccattgatactgtatttgacggtatttgaaaattctatgggatgcgtacttggccaacacgatgaatcgggaaggaaagaaaaagtgatatattacctcagtaaaaagtttactgagtgtgagacgagatactcgttcattgaaaagttgtgttgtgccttgatttggacaacccgaagactgagacaatacatgttgtaccatacaacttggctgatctctaaaatggatcctctgaagtacttgatggagtcaactgccttgaacgggagaatggcccgatggcaaattctactttctgaattcgatatagtctatgtgaaccagaaggccgTAAAAGAGAGTGCGATAGTAGATTTCTTAGCCAGCAGAGCCCTAGAGGACTATgagcctctgaactttgatttcccaaatgaagatctaatgtgcatagcaaccaccgaagaagaccctcaagagggtcacccttggaagctaaactttgacggagcatcaaatgccaTGGGTAACGGAATCGGGGCAGTTCTGGTGTCCCCgagtggagatcattatccattcactagtaaattggatttcgactgcacgaacaatatggcagaatatgaggcatgcatcatgggaatacgtgcggccatagaacgtaaaatcaaggtgttagaggtatatggagattctgccctagtgatttatcaactcaaaggtgaatgggagacaagagaccccaaactgatcaattaccggaggttgatccttgagttaattaaagagtttgatgatattgtcttctactacctcccacaagaagaaaatcagatggctgacgccctagcaactttggcctct